One Bacteroidota bacterium genomic region harbors:
- a CDS encoding phosphoglycerate kinase, with amino-acid sequence MGWRKKTIDDVPVSGRRVFLRVDFNVPLEGGRIVDDRRIRAALPTIRRLLACGARLVVGSHLGRPKGVEPSLSLRPIAERLEALLGQPVHFVPEVSGPAVEEAVGKLAEGAVLMLENLRFHPGEERNDPELARQWAAWTELYVNDAFGASHRAHASIEALPRMVGTAVAGYLLQRELEYLVGALENPARPFVLVLGGAKVSDKILVLENLIGRIDRLLIGGGMAYTFLRASGREVGRSLLEPERLSVAEAILERARALGVPVELPQDHVVARALDDPEPPRIASDSIPDDYMGLDIGPQTAARYAALLREARTVLWNGPMGVFEVPRFATGTQAVAQALAEATRGGAITIVGGGDSAAALDRLGLAEAVSHLSTGGGAALELLEGRQLPGLLALQGVS; translated from the coding sequence ATGGGGTGGCGCAAAAAGACGATCGATGATGTGCCTGTGAGCGGGCGCCGGGTTTTCCTGCGCGTGGACTTCAACGTGCCCCTAGAAGGAGGGCGTATCGTCGACGATCGGCGCATACGGGCCGCGCTGCCGACGATTCGGCGGCTTCTGGCGTGCGGGGCGCGGCTTGTAGTGGGCAGCCATTTGGGGCGTCCCAAGGGTGTTGAGCCCTCGTTAAGCCTTAGGCCCATTGCAGAGCGTCTGGAGGCCCTGTTGGGTCAACCCGTTCATTTCGTGCCCGAGGTGAGCGGTCCGGCCGTCGAGGAGGCCGTCGGAAAGCTCGCCGAGGGTGCGGTGCTCATGCTCGAAAACCTGCGCTTTCATCCCGGGGAAGAGCGCAACGACCCGGAGCTAGCCCGCCAATGGGCGGCTTGGACGGAGCTTTACGTCAACGACGCCTTTGGCGCCTCCCATCGGGCCCACGCCTCCATCGAGGCCCTCCCCCGGATGGTCGGAACGGCCGTGGCCGGATATCTGCTCCAACGCGAATTGGAGTACTTGGTGGGGGCTCTGGAAAACCCCGCGCGGCCTTTCGTGCTGGTGCTCGGCGGGGCCAAGGTTTCAGACAAGATCCTGGTGCTGGAGAACCTGATCGGTCGCATAGACCGCCTGCTCATCGGCGGGGGCATGGCTTACACGTTTCTGCGCGCCTCAGGCCGAGAGGTGGGCCGCTCCTTACTGGAGCCCGAAAGGCTTTCGGTAGCGGAGGCGATCTTGGAGCGCGCCCGCGCCCTCGGGGTCCCGGTTGAGCTGCCCCAAGATCACGTCGTTGCGCGTGCTCTGGACGATCCGGAGCCGCCTCGGATCGCCTCGGACTCGATTCCGGACGACTACATGGGGCTGGATATCGGACCGCAGACCGCGGCCCGCTACGCGGCGCTTCTACGCGAAGCGCGCACCGTGCTCTGGAACGGACCCATGGGGGTCTTTGAGGTCCCGCGCTTTGCGACCGGCACCCAGGCCGTTGCGCAGGCCCTGGCCGAGGCCACTCGAGGCGGCGCCATAACGATCGTCGGCGGGGGCGATTCGGCCGCGGCCTTGGATCGGCTGGGCCTAGCTGAGGCCGTAAGCCACCTCTCCACGGGCGGAGGCGCGGCCCTGGAGCTTTTGGAGGGCCGTCAGCTTCCGGGCCTGCTTGCGCTGCAAGGGGTCTCGTGA
- the gap gene encoding type I glyceraldehyde-3-phosphate dehydrogenase, which translates to MQRVRVGINGFGRIGRLVARAILERYADRIDLVAVNDITDAPTLAHLFKYDSVHGRFPGSVQVDNQDLILSGHRVRVLAQKDPAQLPWRDLGVEIVVESTGLFTDREKAALHLEAGASKVIISAPAKNPDVTVVIGVNDHLLTGEERIISNASCTTNCLAPMVKVLDEALGVERGFMLTVHAYTADQRLHDAPHKDLRRARAAALSIVPTTTGAAKAVGLVLPHLKGKLDGLAMRVPVPDGSVTDFTAVLRRETTREEVNALFKAAAEGPLKGILEYTEDPIVSADIVHNPHSCIFDAPSTFALGNLVKVVGWYDNEWGYANRTADLILKVAVPVPA; encoded by the coding sequence ATGCAAAGAGTTCGAGTGGGCATCAACGGCTTTGGCCGCATCGGCCGATTGGTGGCGCGCGCGATTCTGGAGCGCTACGCGGACCGCATCGATCTTGTGGCCGTTAACGACATCACCGATGCGCCCACGCTGGCCCATTTGTTCAAGTACGACTCCGTGCACGGCCGCTTTCCGGGTTCGGTGCAGGTCGACAACCAAGATCTGATTCTGAGCGGGCACCGGGTGCGCGTGCTCGCCCAAAAGGACCCGGCTCAACTGCCCTGGCGCGATCTGGGGGTGGAGATCGTCGTCGAATCCACGGGGCTGTTTACGGATCGCGAGAAAGCCGCCCTGCATCTGGAGGCGGGCGCTAGCAAGGTCATCATCAGCGCCCCGGCCAAGAACCCGGACGTGACGGTGGTGATCGGGGTCAACGATCACCTGCTTACGGGCGAAGAGCGGATCATCTCCAACGCCTCCTGCACCACAAATTGCCTGGCGCCCATGGTCAAGGTGCTCGACGAGGCCCTGGGCGTTGAGCGCGGCTTCATGCTCACGGTGCACGCCTACACGGCCGATCAGCGGCTGCACGACGCGCCCCATAAGGATCTGCGCAGGGCGCGCGCGGCCGCCCTCTCGATTGTACCCACCACCACAGGCGCGGCCAAGGCCGTGGGCCTTGTGCTGCCGCATCTGAAGGGCAAGCTCGACGGGCTGGCGATGCGCGTGCCCGTTCCGGATGGTTCCGTTACGGATTTTACGGCCGTGCTCAGGCGCGAAACCACGCGCGAGGAGGTAAACGCCCTCTTTAAGGCCGCGGCCGAGGGCCCGTTGAAGGGCATCCTGGAATACACCGAAGATCCCATCGTGTCGGCCGACATCGTGCACAACCCCCATTCTTGCATCTTCGATGCCCCATCGACGTTCGCGCTGGGCAACCTGGTCAAGGTCGTGGGATGGTACGATAACGAGTGGGGCTACGCGAACCGAACGGCCGACCTGATCCTCAAGGTGGCGGTGCCCGTGCCAGCATAA
- the lipB gene encoding lipoyl(octanoyl) transferase LipB: MKRHLLVAELGRVPYEAAWELQRRIQGRLIEQKLRRWAHGMEPDPLPDVLLLLEHPHVYTLGKSGKPQHLLLSPEQLAEIGATYVPIDRGGDITYHGPGQIVGYPILDLDRYFTDIHRYLRTLEEVVIRTCADYGIQAGRIPRLTGVWVGAEKICAMGIKCSRWVTMHGFAFNVNPDLRYFGHIIPCGIADKGVTSLERLLGKPIPMQEVQERLVEHFVTLFGITDWERHRDEEAWRALERFQQEGPPVAPSREEGTAL, encoded by the coding sequence ATGAAGCGCCATCTGCTGGTCGCCGAGCTCGGACGGGTGCCTTACGAGGCGGCTTGGGAGCTGCAGCGGCGCATTCAAGGCCGTCTTATCGAGCAGAAGCTGCGCCGCTGGGCTCATGGCATGGAGCCGGATCCGCTCCCGGATGTGCTGCTGCTGCTGGAACATCCCCACGTGTACACGCTGGGCAAAAGCGGCAAGCCGCAGCACCTGCTCCTTTCCCCTGAACAGCTAGCCGAGATCGGAGCCACTTACGTGCCCATCGACCGAGGGGGAGACATTACCTATCACGGCCCCGGCCAAATCGTGGGCTATCCGATCCTGGATCTAGATCGCTACTTTACGGACATCCATCGCTATCTGCGCACCCTAGAGGAGGTCGTCATCCGCACCTGTGCCGACTACGGCATTCAGGCTGGTCGCATCCCGCGCCTTACGGGCGTTTGGGTGGGCGCGGAGAAAATCTGCGCCATGGGCATCAAATGCAGCCGCTGGGTCACCATGCACGGTTTCGCTTTCAACGTAAATCCGGACCTGCGCTACTTTGGGCACATCATCCCCTGCGGGATCGCGGACAAGGGCGTAACCTCGCTGGAGCGTCTGCTGGGAAAGCCGATTCCGATGCAGGAGGTGCAGGAGCGTCTTGTGGAGCACTTCGTGACGCTTTTTGGGATCACCGACTGGGAGCGGCACCGGGATGAAGAGGCCTGGAGGGCTCTGGAGCGGTTTCAGCAGGAGGGGCCGCCTGTCGCCCCCTCACGCGAGGAGGGAACAGCCCTGTGA
- the lpdA gene encoding dihydrolipoyl dehydrogenase encodes MAQNFDLVVIGAGPGGYVAAIRAAQLGMRVAVVEKNKLGGVCLNVGCIPTKALLKSAEIAYTVRHAQEYGLRVEGPVQVDFQAVIARSRQVAERMSRGVQFLMKKNKIEVFSAAARLDGKGRVALLRDGKPFEELRAPHIVLATGARPRELPFMRIDHRKIWDSTDALSASQRPDSMLIVGAGAIGVEFAYFYHMMGTRVTLVEIMPTILPAEDEDIGRELGKSYQKYGIEILTESSVTAVDTSGPKVKATLRTPQGERTLEVDVVLSAVGVTGNIENLGLEELGVRVDKGAVVVDEWYRTNVEGIYAIGDVAGPPWLAHVASHEGILCVEKIAGLEVEPLDYDNIPGCTYCQPQVASVGLTEKAARERGYDIRVGKFPFQASGKAAAIGHTEGFVKVIFDARYGEWLGCHILGWDATELISEAVLARKAEGTIHEVMRAVHPHPTLAEAIMEAAAAAAGEAIHL; translated from the coding sequence ATGGCGCAAAACTTCGACTTGGTCGTAATCGGCGCGGGGCCAGGCGGCTACGTGGCCGCCATCCGAGCCGCGCAGCTGGGCATGCGCGTGGCTGTGGTGGAGAAAAACAAGCTCGGGGGGGTCTGCCTAAACGTAGGTTGCATCCCCACGAAGGCCCTGTTGAAGAGCGCTGAGATCGCCTATACGGTCCGACATGCCCAAGAGTACGGCCTTCGGGTGGAAGGACCCGTCCAGGTCGATTTTCAGGCCGTGATCGCGCGCTCCCGGCAGGTGGCCGAGCGCATGAGCCGAGGCGTGCAGTTTCTCATGAAGAAGAACAAAATCGAGGTCTTCTCGGCCGCGGCTCGTCTGGACGGCAAGGGCCGGGTCGCGCTGCTGCGCGACGGCAAGCCGTTTGAGGAGCTCCGGGCCCCGCACATCGTGTTGGCCACCGGCGCCCGGCCCCGGGAGCTACCCTTTATGCGGATCGATCACCGAAAAATCTGGGATTCGACCGATGCCCTCTCAGCCTCCCAAAGGCCGGACTCGATGCTCATCGTCGGCGCGGGGGCTATTGGGGTGGAGTTCGCGTACTTCTATCACATGATGGGCACCCGGGTTACGCTGGTGGAGATCATGCCCACGATTTTGCCCGCTGAGGATGAGGACATCGGCCGTGAGCTGGGCAAAAGCTACCAGAAATACGGCATCGAGATCCTGACCGAATCCTCCGTAACGGCCGTCGACACAAGCGGCCCCAAAGTCAAGGCCACGCTTCGGACCCCGCAGGGAGAGCGAACCCTGGAGGTCGATGTCGTGCTCTCGGCCGTGGGGGTAACGGGTAATATCGAAAACCTGGGTCTTGAAGAGCTGGGCGTTCGGGTCGACAAAGGGGCCGTTGTGGTCGATGAGTGGTATCGGACCAACGTAGAGGGCATTTACGCGATAGGTGACGTGGCCGGTCCGCCTTGGCTTGCCCACGTGGCCTCGCACGAGGGGATTTTGTGCGTGGAGAAGATCGCCGGCCTGGAGGTGGAGCCCCTGGACTACGACAACATCCCGGGCTGCACGTACTGCCAGCCCCAAGTCGCCTCCGTAGGGCTTACGGAAAAGGCGGCCCGGGAGCGGGGCTATGATATTCGGGTGGGCAAATTTCCCTTCCAGGCCAGCGGCAAGGCTGCGGCCATAGGGCACACGGAGGGCTTTGTAAAAGTCATCTTCGATGCCCGCTACGGCGAATGGCTCGGCTGCCACATTCTGGGATGGGACGCCACGGAGCTCATCTCAGAGGCCGTGCTCGCCCGCAAGGCCGAGGGCACCATACACGAGGTCATGCGGGCCGTGCATCCCCATCCGACGCTCGCGGAAGCCATCATGGAGGCGGCCGCTGCCGCGGCGGGCGAAGCCATTCACCTGTAG
- the acnA gene encoding aconitate hydratase AcnA, with the protein MAPVHNPFGARQEYSWGDRSYVVYSLPELDRQGLIRLDRLPYSIRILLENLLRHYDEYVVTSADIEALAAWASGKLPEREIPFLPSRVILQDFTGVPAVVDLAAMRDAYRRLGGDPKRINPVVPVDLVIDHSVQVDFFGSEFALFYNAEKEFERNRERYQFLKWAQRAFENFRVVPPATGIVHQVNLEYLAKVVQFSPDALGWTLAYPDTLVGTDSHTTMINGLGVLGWGVGGIEAEANMLGQPLYMLIPEVVGFRLYGELPEGATATDLVLTITQMLRKKGVVGKFVEFFGPGVSKLSLPDRATIANMAPEYGATIGFFPVDDETLRYLLGTGRDPDFVQQVEWYCKTNGLFRTDAAPEPEFSDTLELDMSTVEPSLAGPKRPQDRLPLREVKQNFFFSLKAPLTERGFGLSEQDWDRSVTVHLDGESVQLTHGSVVIAAITSCTNTSNPSVMIGAGLLAKKAVQRGLDVKPWVKTSLAPGSRVVTEYLRHSGLMPYLEALRFHVVGYGCTTCIGNSGPLPEPIAQAIREGELVVAAVLSGNRNFEGRINPLVKANYLASPPLVIAYALAGRIDIDLLEEPLGYDPNGQPVYLRDIWPSQEEIADVIARSLRPELFEQQYARVFEGDANWQALPTPEGELYAWDPASTYIRRPPFFEDLTLELPPLSEIRGARVLMLLGDSITTDHISPAGSIPANSPAGRYLIAHGVSPEEFNSYGARRGNHEVMMRGTFANIRIKNLLLGGREGGYTIYFPTGEELPVYEAAMRYKAAGVPLVVLAGKEYGAGSSRDWAAKGTFLLGVKAVIAESYERIHRSNLVGMGVLPLEFKPGQSWRSLGLTGRELFDIEGITDPKPRQDVLVRARREDGSEITFWTTSRIDTQVEADYYRNGGILQTVLRKMIRAEITT; encoded by the coding sequence ATGGCCCCTGTGCACAACCCATTTGGCGCCCGTCAGGAGTACTCCTGGGGAGATCGGTCGTATGTAGTCTACTCCCTTCCGGAGCTGGATCGACAGGGTCTGATTCGGCTTGACCGGCTGCCGTATTCGATTCGGATCCTGCTGGAAAACCTGCTGCGGCACTACGACGAGTATGTGGTCACAAGCGCCGATATCGAGGCCTTGGCCGCCTGGGCTTCTGGCAAGTTGCCGGAAAGGGAGATCCCGTTTCTGCCCTCGCGGGTGATCCTGCAGGATTTTACCGGGGTTCCGGCCGTAGTGGATCTGGCCGCCATGCGCGACGCCTACCGTCGGCTGGGCGGGGATCCGAAGCGCATCAACCCCGTGGTGCCGGTGGACCTGGTTATCGATCACTCTGTGCAGGTAGATTTTTTTGGATCTGAGTTTGCCCTCTTCTACAACGCCGAAAAGGAATTCGAGCGCAACCGGGAGCGCTATCAGTTCCTCAAATGGGCTCAGCGGGCCTTTGAAAACTTCCGCGTAGTGCCCCCGGCTACCGGCATCGTGCACCAGGTTAACCTGGAGTACCTGGCCAAGGTCGTGCAGTTTAGTCCGGACGCATTGGGTTGGACGCTTGCATATCCGGATACGCTTGTGGGGACCGATTCGCATACGACCATGATCAACGGCCTCGGAGTGCTCGGTTGGGGCGTGGGGGGTATCGAGGCCGAGGCCAACATGTTGGGCCAGCCCCTGTATATGCTCATTCCGGAGGTGGTGGGCTTTCGCCTCTACGGGGAACTGCCCGAGGGGGCCACGGCCACGGACCTCGTGCTTACGATCACGCAGATGCTGCGCAAAAAGGGCGTGGTGGGCAAGTTCGTGGAATTCTTCGGGCCGGGCGTCTCCAAGCTCAGCCTGCCGGATCGGGCCACGATCGCCAACATGGCCCCCGAGTACGGCGCCACGATCGGGTTTTTCCCCGTCGACGACGAAACGCTGCGTTACTTGCTCGGAACGGGCCGCGATCCGGATTTCGTGCAGCAGGTCGAATGGTACTGCAAAACCAACGGGCTTTTCCGCACGGATGCTGCTCCGGAGCCGGAGTTTTCGGACACATTAGAGCTCGATATGAGCACCGTGGAGCCCAGCCTGGCCGGCCCCAAGCGGCCTCAGGATCGGCTTCCTTTGCGAGAGGTCAAGCAGAACTTCTTCTTCTCTCTAAAGGCCCCCCTCACGGAGCGCGGCTTTGGCCTTTCGGAGCAGGACTGGGATCGCAGCGTCACGGTGCACTTAGATGGCGAAAGCGTACAGCTTACGCACGGCTCGGTGGTGATCGCGGCCATTACGAGCTGCACGAACACCTCAAACCCCTCGGTCATGATTGGGGCCGGGTTGCTAGCCAAAAAAGCTGTTCAGCGCGGTCTGGATGTGAAGCCTTGGGTGAAGACGAGCCTGGCGCCTGGCTCGCGCGTGGTCACGGAGTACCTGCGCCACTCCGGGCTTATGCCCTACTTAGAGGCCCTGCGCTTTCATGTAGTGGGCTACGGCTGCACGACGTGCATCGGCAATTCGGGTCCGCTTCCGGAGCCCATTGCGCAGGCCATCCGGGAGGGCGAGCTTGTGGTGGCCGCCGTGCTTTCGGGCAACCGCAACTTTGAAGGCCGGATCAACCCGCTGGTCAAGGCCAACTACCTGGCCTCCCCGCCCCTGGTGATCGCTTACGCTCTGGCCGGCCGGATCGACATCGACCTGCTGGAGGAGCCTCTAGGTTATGATCCCAACGGGCAGCCCGTGTACCTGCGCGACATCTGGCCCAGTCAGGAGGAGATAGCGGACGTGATCGCCCGTTCGCTGCGGCCGGAGCTCTTCGAGCAGCAATATGCTCGCGTCTTCGAGGGCGATGCAAACTGGCAGGCCCTGCCGACGCCGGAGGGGGAGCTGTACGCCTGGGATCCGGCCTCCACGTATATACGGCGTCCACCGTTTTTCGAGGATCTGACCTTAGAACTTCCGCCGCTGTCGGAGATCCGAGGCGCGCGCGTGCTGATGCTCCTGGGCGATTCGATCACGACGGATCACATCTCGCCTGCGGGCAGCATCCCGGCTAACAGCCCAGCCGGGCGGTATTTGATCGCGCACGGGGTAAGCCCAGAGGAGTTCAACTCCTATGGCGCCCGGCGCGGCAATCACGAGGTCATGATGCGCGGCACTTTCGCCAACATTCGGATCAAGAACCTCCTTTTAGGCGGCCGCGAGGGCGGCTATACGATCTACTTCCCTACAGGCGAGGAGCTGCCTGTGTACGAGGCGGCCATGCGCTACAAGGCCGCAGGCGTTCCGCTTGTGGTGCTGGCCGGCAAGGAGTACGGGGCCGGCTCCTCCCGAGATTGGGCCGCCAAGGGCACCTTCTTGCTGGGCGTTAAGGCCGTGATCGCTGAATCCTACGAGCGCATTCACCGCTCCAATCTAGTCGGCATGGGGGTCTTGCCGCTTGAGTTCAAGCCCGGGCAATCCTGGCGTTCGCTGGGCCTTACGGGCCGAGAGCTCTTTGACATCGAAGGCATCACAGACCCCAAACCACGCCAGGACGTGCTGGTGCGCGCTCGGCGCGAAGACGGCTCGGAGATCACCTTCTGGACCACAAGCCGCATCGACACGCAGGTGGAGGCGGACTATTACCGCAACGGGGGTATCCTGCAGACCGTGCTGCGCAAGATGATCCGGGCGGAGATCACCACGTAA